A DNA window from Impatiens glandulifera chromosome 7, dImpGla2.1, whole genome shotgun sequence contains the following coding sequences:
- the LOC124945744 gene encoding GDSL esterase/lipase At1g09390-like: MSSKAAAVMVFLLSSILLLQVLSQSRCTIPPVIFNFGDSNSDTGGLVAGLGFPVNLPNGRNFFASSTGRFCDGRLIIDFFCESLNSSRQQLLSPYLDSIRGHTYENGVNFAVAGSKTLPKYTPFALNIQLMQFIHFKSLSLQLSSPGHLINEEGFKNALYMIDIGQNDLADSFANNLTYAQVIRTIPSIITEIKNAIKAIHDQGGGRKFWVHNTGPFGCLPKPLTLAKSKTSNDLDSYGCLTSYNAAARIFNAALLHLCGELRSELSDSTIVYVDIYSIKFDLIANSSRYGFASPLMACCGSGGPPYNYDLRVGCGLYGYEVCTTKYVNWDGVHYTEAANFFVAAKVLSMNYSTPRVPFDFFCR, encoded by the exons atgagcTCAAAAGCAGCAGCAGTAATGGTCTTCCTTCTATCatctattcttcttcttcaagttctCTCCCAGTCTCGTTGTACCATTCCGCCGGTCATCTTCAACTTCGGCGATTCAAATTCAGACACCGGAGGACTCGTCGCCGGCCTTGGCTTCCCTGTTAACTTACCTAACGGCCGCAATTTCTTCGCTTCTTCCACCGGCCGCTTCTGCGACGGCCGTCTTATCATCGATTTCTTCT GTGAGAGCTTGAACAGCAGCAGACAGCAACTTCTAAGTCCATACTTAGACTCAATAAGGGGACATACATATGAAAATGGGGTAAACTTCGCTGTGGCAGGGTCTAAAACACTCCCCAAGTATACTCCTTTTGCACTCAACATTCAACTCATGCAATTCATCCATTTCAAATCTCTATCTCTTCAACTCTCTTCTCCAG GCCATTTGATCAACGAAGAAGGATTCAAAAACGCACTCTATATGATCGATATCGGACAAAACGATCTAGCGGATTCGTTCGCCAACAACCTAACATACGCTCAAGTTATAAGAACAATACCCTCGATTATTACCGAGATCAAGAACGCCATCAAGGCAATTCACGATCAAGGTGGTGGAAGGAAATTTTGGGTGCATAACACGGGTCCTTTTGGATGTCTTCCCAAACCATTAACCCTGGCTAAGAGCAAGACCTCGAATGATCTTGATTCCTATGGATGTCTAACTAGCTACAACGCGGCTGCGAGGATATTCAATGCGGCTTTGTTACATTTGTGCGGTGAATTGAGATCGGAGTTGAGCGATTCCACAATTGTTTATGTTGATATATATTCGATCAAGTTTGATCTCATTGCCAACTCGAGTAGATATG GGTTTGCGAGTCCATTGATGGCATGTTGCGGTTCGGGAGGGCCTCCTTATAACTACGACTTGAGAGTTGGTTGTGGACTTTATGGTTACGAGGTTTGCACCACTAAGTACGTAAATTGGGATGGAGTTCATTATACCGAAGCTGCCAACTTTTTTGTCGCGGCTAAAGTACTTTCTATGAACTATTCTACGCCTCGTGTTCCCTTTGACTTCTTTTGTCGTTAA
- the LOC124910839 gene encoding sirohydrochlorin ferrochelatase, chloroplastic-like, whose protein sequence is MSLFHVHYAFGHTRTGTNETGGSFAKKMRYPVLKCVQYPSRSLNLSSGIGEMDGIIIVDHGSRRKESNLMLNEFVRMYRDKTGYPIVEPAHMELAEPSIRDAFGLCVKQGAKRVVVSPFFLFPGRHWNQDIPSLTAEAAKEHVGVSYIITAPLGLHELLVDVVNDRMKQCLSHVSGEAQECSICVGTGKCRIHLVDGS, encoded by the exons ATGTCATTGTTTCATGTTCATTATGCATTTGGTCATACCAG GACTGGAACAAATGAAACTGGAGGAAGTTTTGCGAAGAAGATGAGATATCCAGTATTGAAGTGTGTGCAATATCCATCAAGAAGTTTGAATTTGTCTTCTGGAATTGGTGAAATGGATGGAATAATCATCGTTGATCATGGGTCACGGAGAAAGGAATCCAATCTTATGCTAA ATGAGTTTGTGAGAATGTATAGAGATAAAACTGGATATCCTATTGTAGAGCCTGCTCATATG GAATTGGCTGAGCCATCGATAAGGGATGCATTTGGTCTGTGTGTAAAACAAGGTGCAAAACGTGTGGTTGTAAGCCCGTTTTTCTTGTTCCCTGGACGACATTGGAATCAG GATATACCTTCCTTGACGGCTGAAGCTGCAAAGGAGCATGTTGGCGTGTCGTATATAATAACTGCACCTCTGGGGCTTCACGAACTACTTGTG GATGTTGTGAATGATAGAATGAAGCAGTGCTTAAGCCATGTATCAGGAGAAGCACAAGAGTGCTCTATTTGTGTCGGAACTGGTAAGTGTCGGATCCATTTGGTTGATGGATCATAA
- the LOC124910838 gene encoding lysM domain receptor-like kinase 3, with protein MSARFLSTSSMCKTKKNTGVVESKSPRNSIVSPSSEQFDSSSSRRTGFVPYRQTSGDRFNSTSTTASSSYNHKDTRSSISSRTSLSSLRDSLPENARVYDFSEIRQATNNFSAKPFSNSSSSTSWRCLIGGKDVIVFQRKLRQPITKAEELSDRLSLICKSSHASLIKLHGASLSGNYIYLVYDYIHGGNLTDCLRNPRNPNFTVLSNWMSRMQIAADLAHGFDYLHNSTGLSNGFVHNHIKTSSIIINEPGLNAKICHFGTAELCGEVDREDEGEEESGKIGRLKRYGSGMMKFGGARGYMSPEYLTTGIPTQKSDIFAFGVVVLEIVSGKEPLKYVVSDGEGYMRVSLIDTAREAVADGGGGVRGWADSRLRDSYPVEVAEKMVRVGLNCIEDDPNDRPGMGMIANWISKLYLESEVWVKNMGFPTDFTVSLTGR; from the coding sequence ATGTCTGCGCGTTTTCTATCCACATCGTCGATGTGTAAAACGAAGAAAAACACAGGCGTGGTTGAGTCAAAATCTCCTAGAAACTCCATAGTTTCTCCATCATCAGAGCAATTCGATTCGTCTTCTTCAAGGAGGACAGGATTCGTACCTTATCGACAAACTTCCGGCGATCGTTTCAATAGCACATCCACAACCGCATCGTCGAGTTATAATCACAAGGACACACGATCTTCCATCTCTAGTCGCACTTCATTATCTAGTCTTCGCGATTCATTGCCGGAAAATGCTCGCGTTTACGACTTTTCCGAGATCCGTCAAGCCACGAACAATTTCTCCGCCAAGCCGTTCTCGAATTCTTCATCTTCGACTTCGTGGCGGTGTTTAATTGGCGGCAAAGACGTGATAGTTTTCCAGAGGAAACTCAGACAGCCGATTACAAAAGCGGAGGAACTTAGCGATCGGTTGTCATTGATCTGTAAGAGTAGTCACGCTAGTTTGATTAAACTCCATGGAGCTTCTCTCTCAGGGAACTACATTTATTTAGTCTATGATTACATCCACGGTGGTAACCTAACAGATTGCCTTCGAAACCCTAGAAACCCTAACTTCACTGTACTGTCGAATTGGATGTCACGAATGCAAATTGCAGCCGATCTCGCTCACGGATTTGATTACCTTCACAATTCGACTGGACTTAGCAATGGATTTGTTCATAATCATATTAAAACTTCGAGCATTATCATAAACGAACCAGGTTTAAACGCGAAAATATGTCATTTCGGCACTGCGGAGCTCTGCGGCGAGGTTGATAGAGAGGACGAGGGTGAAGAAGAATCAGGTAAGATCGGGAGATTGAAGAGATACGGAAGTGGAATGATGAAATTTGGTGGAGCTAGAGGTTATATGTCACCTGAATATCTAACGACGGGAATACCGACGCAAAAATCGGATATATTCGCGTTCGGAGTGGTGGTTTTGGAGATAGTCTCCGGGAAAGAGCCTTTGAAGTATGTTGTATCAGATGGTGAAGGGTATATGAGAGTTTCGTTGATTGATACCGCAAGAGAGGCGGTGGCTGACGGCGGCGGTGGGGTTAGGGGGTGGGCGGATAGTAGGTTAAGGGATTCGTATCCGGTCGAGGTGGCTGAGAAAATGGTTCGCGTGGGTTTGAATTGTATAGAGGATGACCCAAATGATAGACCTGGAATGGGAATGATTGCGAATTGGATTTCAAAACTGTATCTGGAATCTGAGGTTTGGGTTAAGAATATGGGTTTTCCGACTGACTTCACCGTCTCTTTGACAGGTCGCTAA
- the LOC124945121 gene encoding DNA-directed RNA polymerases II, IV and V subunit 3-like — MDGVSYQRFPTIKIREVKDDYCKFELRDTDASMANALRRVMIAEVPTIAIDLVEIDVNSSVLNDEFIAHRLGLVPLTSDRAMSMRFSRDCDACDGDGQCEFCSVEFHLRAKCINDQTLDVTSKDLYSSDHTVVPVDFSDSSSAYGTTENKGIIIVKLRRGQELRLRAIARKGIGKDHAKWSPAATVTFMYEPEIHINEELMQTLTLEEKRAWIESSPTKVFDIDPNTQQVFVCDPEAYIYDEEVIKKAEAMGKPGLIDIRAKEDSFIFTVESTGGVKAAQLVLNSIDILKQKLDAVRLSEDTVEADEQFGELGAHMRGG; from the exons ATGGACGGAGTTTCTTACCAGCGATTCCCGACCATAAAGATCCGAGAAGTGAAAGATGATTACTGCAAGTTCGAGCTCAGGGACACAGATGCAAGCATGGCCAACGCCCTCCGTCGAGTCATGATCGCAGAAGTCCCAACCATCGCCATTGATCTCGTCGAAATCGATGTTAACTCATCTGTTCTCAACGACGAATTCATCGCCCATCGTCTAGGTCTCGTTCCTCTCACCAGTGACCGTGCAATGAGTATGCGCTTCTCTCGCGACTGTGACGCATGCGACGGTGACGGTCAGTGTGAGTTTTGCTCCGTCGAATTTCATCTCAGAGCTAAATGTATTAATGATCAAACCCTAGATGTTACCAGCAAGGATCTTTACAGTTCCGACCATACTGTTGTTCCTGTCGATTTCTCTGATTCCAGCTCTGCTTATGGCACTACCGAGAATAA GGGGATTATAATTGTGAAGTTACGTCGTGGACAAGAGCTTAGGTTAAGAGCAATTGCTAGAAAAGGGATTGGAAAAGATCATGCTAAATGGTCTCCTGCAGCAACTGTTACGTTCATGTATGAAccagaaattcatataaatgaAGAGTTGATGCAAACTTTAACTCTTGAAGAGAAAAGAGCTTGGATTGAAAGTAGTCCTACTAAAGTCTTTGACATTGATCCTAATACCCAACAG GTTTTCGTGTGTGATCCGGAGGCGTACATTTACGATGAAGAAGTAATCAAGAAAGCTGAAGCAATGGGAAAACCTGGACTTATTGATATCCGAGCTAAAGAAGATAGTTTCATATTCACTGTGGAGTCTACTGGTGGAGTCAAAGCGGCACAGCTGGTTCTTAATTCCATTGATATTCTTAAGCAAAAGCTTGATGCTGTTCGATTGTCGGAGGATACTGTAGAAGCTGATGAACAGTTTGGAGAATTGGGTGCTCATATGAGGGGAGGGTGA